The Candidatus Eisenbacteria bacterium genome includes the window TCGACACCACGCCGTCGAGCTTGTCGGCGGCGAGCGTCGAGACCTGCTGATCGAGCATCGACTGGAACATCTGCTGAGCGGAGTCCTGCGATTCCTCGCCGAGCGATCCGGTGGCCGAACGCATGGCCTGGAACATCTGGTTCATGAACACGCTCTCGAGCTGGTGCGCGAGCTTCTGGACTTCCGCCTTCGCGTCGCGCGTCGGGGTGGCTCCCATTGCGCTCACGCCCGCGGGTGCAACCGGACCGATCAGGCTCATCGCACCACCAGCTCGACGTCGAGCGCGCCGACGGCACGAAGCGCTTCGAAGATCGCCACCAGGTCCTCGGCGGTCGCGCCCGCGGCGTGCAGACCTGCGACCACGTCCTGAACCCGCGAGCCTTCGTTCACGCGCACCAGGCCCTCGGCCGTCGTGCCCGTTCCTCCGCCGACCTGCAGCGTGAAATTGCGGTGATGCACCACCGCGGGTCCGATCTGAAGTTCGCCTCCCGCCACCACGGTGCCGTCGCGCGCGGTGACCACCAGGCGCGCGGGTGTCGCCATCGGGACCGACACCGTGTCGACCGCTGCCAGGAATCGCATGGGTTCCGATGAACGCACCGAGTCTGCACGGAGCGAGATCGAGCCGGGATCGAGCGGGCGGGCGGTGCCGACACCGAACGTGCGATTGATCGCGCGTGCGATCGCCTCGGCAACCCGTGCGTCGGGACGCACCAGCAGCAGTCGGTCGGCGACCAGCGCCTCGACCTCGGGATCCACCTCGATCACGCCGCCATCGCTGACCCGCGCCGAGTTGGAGCGCAGCGCGCCGTAGCTGCGACCGTTGGGCGCGTCGGGCGACAGCAGCGTCCCCTGGGCACTGGCGATCGCCGGCGAGTCGGGGCCTTCGACGAGCGGGGTCGTCCACAGCACGCCGCCGCGCAGTGAACTCGCATCGCCCATCGCGGATACCTGCACGTCGAAGCGCCCGCCGGCGCGCAGCCACGGCGAGACCTCGGCGGTCACCAGGACGGCCGCGACGTTTCGAATGCGAAGCTGCTCGGCCGGTACTTCGACGCCGAAGCGTCTCAACAGATTGACCACCGAGCGCACCGTCTGGGTGCCGCCCGAAAGTGAGCCCAGGCTGCGGTCTCCGCTGCCGTCGAGCCCGGTGACGAGCCCGTAGCCCACCAGTCGACGCGGCACGTCGCCGGCGTGGCGCGTGAGGTCGGCGACGCGCGGTGCCGCGCAGGCAGCACGCGCGACTCCGAGCACCACGAACACCGTGAGCAGCGCGAGTGCGGTCGCGATCACGAAGTGGCGGCCTCGGTGCGAGGGCCGCACTCCGCGTGAGGCGCGGCGAGATTCGAGCCGGAACGGCATCACGCGGCTCATGGCCAGATCATCCCGATCAGACCACCGAGCATGCCCTTGCGCGGTCCGATCTTCTTGCCCTTGAGGGTGATATTCGCTTCGGCGATGCGATCCGACGAGACCAGATTGCGAGCCGAGACGTCTTCTGCGCGCACCAGCCCCGTCAACGTCACTTCCTGGAGCCGCCCGTCCACCGTGACCTTCTTGTTGCCGGTCACGCGTGCGACGCCATTCGGCTCGACTGACTCGACACGCACCGTGACCACCGCGGTCAGGTCCCCGCTGCGGCCCGCCTCTCCAACGTCGCGCGAGCTGTTGTCGGCGCCCGAGTTGAGGGTCCCCGCCATGGTGGTGGGATTGCTTCCGGTGTCCATGTTCAGGCTGAAGCCGTTGCGCATCTCACGCTTGGCGGTCGCCACGGTGGAGAAACGCTCCCGCGCCATGGTGCGTTCGTCGACCACGATGGTGAGCAAGTCGCCAACCCGCAGCGGCAGCCGATCTGAAGTCCACGACGCGCGCGCGGGTTTGGCCGGGCGCACGGGAGCAGCGACCGCCGTGTCGGCCGGTGCCGCAGCGTCGGTCGCCGCTGCACCCGGGTCTTGCGCGAACGCGATGCCGCCGAGCGACATCGATCCCAGCACGGTGACCACCCATACGAACGCGCGGCCCCACCGCATGCGAACTGCTCGCGATGTGTTCACGAATCCTCCTTCGCGATCGCGACTTCGCCGCGTCCGCTCACGGTTCCCATCAGTGTCGAATGATCCACACGAACCCGCACTTTCTCGCCCCGCCCGGCGTCCGCGAGCGCGATCCCCGAGCGCTCGATCACCACGCCGGGGCGCGACCACGAAACCCGCACCGCATCTCCGGCGCGGACCAGCGCCGGCGGCAACAGCGCCGGTGCCCGCAACGCTTCACCGGCCGAGATCGCGCAGCGCACGGCGCTGCCG containing:
- a CDS encoding flagellar basal body P-ring protein FlgI, encoding MSRVMPFRLESRRASRGVRPSHRGRHFVIATALALLTVFVVLGVARAACAAPRVADLTRHAGDVPRRLVGYGLVTGLDGSGDRSLGSLSGGTQTVRSVVNLLRRFGVEVPAEQLRIRNVAAVLVTAEVSPWLRAGGRFDVQVSAMGDASSLRGGVLWTTPLVEGPDSPAIASAQGTLLSPDAPNGRSYGALRSNSARVSDGGVIEVDPEVEALVADRLLLVRPDARVAEAIARAINRTFGVGTARPLDPGSISLRADSVRSSEPMRFLAAVDTVSVPMATPARLVVTARDGTVVAGGELQIGPAVVHHRNFTLQVGGGTGTTAEGLVRVNEGSRVQDVVAGLHAAGATAEDLVAIFEALRAVGALDVELVVR